The Chelonia mydas isolate rCheMyd1 chromosome 1, rCheMyd1.pri.v2, whole genome shotgun sequence nucleotide sequence ACTATGGCAGTATCACTTGCCATCCTGCGCCCTCCCAGAGGAGGGTGTGCCAGGAGGAGTTGCTTTGACACATTTCTTTTCCCTGATGAACTGAGAAATTAACCTTCAAAATTGGTAGGTTATGTCTTGACTCGGTGTGAATTCCTATttgtcttaaaattaaaaatgagagGGGCTTAAAAATGAGAGGGGTTCTGTAGAGGCAAAAATATCTCAAACTTCTGGTCACTTTTAaagagtggtggggggggggagtctaaAATTTAATTTATTAGATTCATTCAGTGGAGATGATTGCCTGATTCtgcattcactgaagtcaatgggagctttaccaaTGACTTTAATGAGCATACAGACTGGTCAATTAAATACTAATTTGGTAAGTTAAGATTTTAAATAGTAATATCAGAATGGCTTGTCTGCTCCAATAGATTTAAAATAAGATATCAAAAGATGATAGGTCTGCTGGAAAACTgtcttcctttaattttttttaagttcatctCTGTAGCTCTTTGTGAGAGGCCTCTTAGAGTAAGCAATTAAACTAATTGTATTCATCTAGCCGGGGATTTACCTAGTTATGACTTTTCTGCCTGTTCCAAGCTCGCTGGGCTTCCCTTCGTCTTTATGGCTCTAAATGGCCAGCAAGTGGTCCACTTTAGCAGGTTTTGGTGGTGATTGGGCGGCGGAGTGGGCAGGATGAGTATGCAGCTATAGGAGGGAGTAGTGGAGAAAGAAGGCCCAGGAATTATTTCACTCCTCTTACTGATTTATGGAGGCTTTTCAGGATATTTGTAAACCCCCTTCATGCAGTGCTTTTTAGGAGTTTAATTGGAGCAGTTGCCCCCTTAAACTCGTCTGGAACTGAAGAAACTTTATAGGCTTGTTGGGGTACAAACAACCTCACCATCTGGGAGTCACTTTGGGATTGGTAGATCTGAAACAGCCAAAAAAGATACCAGCCCCAGATGGGCTCTTGAATGACTGTCCTGTTCTAGTTTAGAAAGGGAAATAAGCTGTCTTGGGCTTGCATGGAAGAGGAGGGATTGATTGGCATCCCTAAAGAACATCCTGAGATTCACAGAATGGGATTATTGGAGCTCCTCAGTGACCTTCCTAAAGGCTTGTTACAAAGGATTGAGGGAAGGAGGAAACCATGAACTGTGGAAGGTTTCCCAGAGAGTTGATGCTCTGGGGAAGCTCCTTTTATTGTATGCTTTCTAACATCTGCACGAAATTGGCTCCTCTCCTGCAAACTTCAGAAAGTCAGGAAAATAATGCTTTCTCCTAAATAAGAACATAAGTGCCCTTTGTTTGGAGACTAGTATAAtttgcttcattttaaaaaaaaaataaaaaatgtagacAAAATTTTAAGGTTGAGAGTACAGTTTACAAACAGCCTTAATTCTACCCCATAGTCATTTGAGAGATTCATACTACCGTTTTAATTCATAAATTTCTTCTTACTAGTACCAACGACTATAGTTTGCTCTTATCTCATTTGTTAGGAATTTTTTGAATACAATCTCTGTAGCTGCTTAGTTTTTATTAGTTTGTATAGTCTATCAATTGTCTTGCAACTTGCtatattaatttgtattttagtctttaaaattatttagtcatctttcttgaaatggATACAAATGCTTGAGCAGTCCAGTAGTTATTTAATTCAGATCTTGAAAGCAAATACgtttttttctctgattttcagGAAACTTTATGGCGTGATATAGATATTTCAGATACCCAATATTAAACAGAAATTTTGGACACCaaagcccattatcaaatgtAAATTTTACAAATTACTGTTTTCTCTTGATGTCATATATGTGCTTGACTCCATTCCTTCTGGCTATTGAATAAGTTAATGTTGACAAACCATATTAAGAAAGGAAGAGGTGTATTTATACTTTGTAGTTAAGAGTGTCAAACTGATGATACTGAATTTTACAACTTTGCATACAGAAATTAGTGGCTGCCCCTAACTGCAAGGAGGGTAAAATTACATCTCCAATAGAACTGGAGAAAAATAAGACACACATCTGAGGGGAAATCTTTTAACTACAAatgattttcttttccattttttttcatatttggaAGTCTGCTTCTCTGTATATCACGGACTTTTCAAAGGGAAGccttgtttttataaaatgtctTATGTTTTATTAGTCCTTGAGTTGACATGATGCTTTGTAAGTGTTTGAGTTCAACTGTTTTTACTTGTTGCTTATTTTAGCCTATTATTGCATACATTTCCCTGTTTAAGCAAAAAgagtgaaaataaatataaaaatccaAATTCATATGCTGTGACCGTTTTTTATAACATATTTATATTCTGGGAAAGAACTTTAACATACTTTTTAGCATTTGGGATTTTTGATGTCAGTATTATGTCTCATAAGTGAAGTTTTATCTAGCAACTTCATTTCATTCAAACAATTCTGTTAGTGCATGTTTGAAAGTTagaataaaaacatttattggcataaatataattaatattttgaCTTCTTTTTAGAATTCTGAATTTAAACTCAACAGAAATAAAAGCAACACCAAGAAAGGATGGACTGGAATGTAAGACCACCCCAAAACGCTGCTAATCAGAATAACTTGCAGTGTCAAAAtagtttgcaaagtcaaggaattcATTTTTCTCACATGTTTTCTAATGCATGTGCTTTCCCTCAGACAAGCACGTACTCTACTCAGAATGCTTGTACTTATCCTGGAAGTAACCAGACAGTATTTCTGCAGTCTAACAACATGAACATGGTTACAAATAGATTGCCTTTTCAAAATACTGAGGGATACAAAACATTGCAGCAAACATTTCCAAAAGAATCTGTCGCTGGTGGAGCTTTTGTTACCTCACAACGTTCATTTGAGAGGCATCCACCTTCACGTGTACAAATCAGGCAGCATGTCCCTAAACAGGCTACACATGTGCCAGTAGAGACTACTCTAAATCTTTGGCCAAACTCTGTGTCCAACATGCATGTTTTTTCCCAATCAAGAATAGCTCCTGCATCAACACAAACAAACCCTGCAAACAATGTACAGAGTATACCTCAGAAGCCACAGAATCAGTATGTGACCACAAATGCCTATCCTATACAGCCTCAAATAGCACAACCTGATTTTACAAGAACTGTGATGTTTTATAAAGGTAACCAAGCATGCAATACTTCTTCACAGGAACAGCCAGTAGAATGGGTACTACAATATAACTTGAATGGGCCTGCATCTTCTCAACAATGTACTACAGTACCTATTAATCAGTCATCAAATGAGTGTGTAAATTCTCAACAGAACTCTTTGGCTTTTGCTTTGCCTACACAACATCTCCAGCAACAAGTACACTGTTCAAGCACTACATTTCAGGATACACATTCATCAAGTCCAAACACTGCAATAGGTGTCCAATCGCAACAGTATGCATCGGCACAAATTGGCTCTGAAGATCATAATGGAAATCCTCCACACTATCCTTCTAGTTATGATTATAGAGCTACAGCACAATCTTTGACAGGTCTTCAGCAGGTAGTTCCAAGTATATCTAATGAACATATCCAAAACCAGCAGAAACCTATGTCAGATCAAAGTAATGTTTCTTACATTAAAGATGTACAACAGCACTGGCAGAAAATAGAGTCTGGAGAAACCAGTCAGGGAACTGGAAATGTATATAATTTAAGTGGAAATATGACAGCAAATCAGTCTTTTAATGAGCCCGCTAAGCCTTCAACATACATTTTAGAAAGGTATTTTAACAGCATGCAAGAAGTTGTGACAGTTCCTTCTGAGCCACCGAATAAAATAGCTTCAGTACAAGAAAGCCCAATGAGTGGTTCAACAGATTTGCCCGATAATTCTAAAACTATTTCATCAACAGATGGTAGATTGAAAGTGACAAAAGAGAGTCTGGCTGTGGAAGCTCAGAAACTgttggacattaaaaaaaaatatgcaatacttgaaagggtttttttaataaaacaaaaactcttGGCATCTTCAGAACATAATAAAATGACATGTGACCTTCCTCCACATAATCGAAACACTAACCTTAAACTTTTTCCACATGTGGCCAATCAGACTGAAACATTTTCACACTCTGGTACAGTGGGAATGAAGAGTCAACAACTGCCATTTCGTCAGTCTTCACTTGAAGAAAGAAACGACAAAAACGTTACCAATGCTGGCAGTGAAGGATTAGGTAAGACTCAGAATAGTCGTTGGATTAACCAAGGAAATTCTGCTTCAAGCTCTGTTTTGATTGCCTATCAGGATAAACTCCCAGTTCATTTAAATAATCTTGAGAAAAATTCAGTATTAGGCCCAAAGAATGCACCAGCTGCAGGTCCTACTCAAGAGACCATGAAATGCACTGAAAACACTTCGGGTTTTACCAAACTTAGTAGCTCAGACAGAGTCCTACCAAAAAATATATCGGTTAGCACTGGGGAAGCCTCGCTTCTCCACTCTGTTCTAAGCAGCATGAGTATTTTGCAAGAAAAAAAGTCTGATGCTCTTGCTAATAAAATGCCTAGCCTCCTTCAGAATGAAAAAATAACTTCAAATTTAACACTCTCAGGAGGAAGTTCACTGGCCAGCAAAAGAGAAGCAAAAGGTGCTGTAGAAACCGTGCAGTGTTCCACATCTGCATGTCCTAAATTGGATCAGCACTCTAAAGGCATTTGTTCTCAGCCAACGGAGAACACCAAAACTTTGAACAATGAGAAGATACTCAGTACTTCTCACATAAATCCTCTTGCTTCAGAAACAGCTAAACTATGTGTAACTAATGGTTTACCTGAGAATACACCACCACCAGTTGTTACTGGAAACTCATTTTCTAAAATTAACAGCTGTACTACTTCTATGGAAGAGATAGCAGCATGTCTTGCTTTGTGGAGAAAGTGTCCTTCAGAATCTGTGGATGTTCAATATAGTCAGTCAAAtaaaagcatagagtcaaatctGATTTCATCACCTTATGTAGGATTTCATGATCAGAGTACATGTCATATCTTGGAAAACAACCAAACTGCAGTAGCTAAAGGCGACCTAAATAAAGTTACAGTAAGTACAAATGAAACAACTCTGTCTTCTACAACTCCTTCTGCTGGGCAAAAACATGATACGCTGGGTTCCAACTTGATCAAGGGTTCTGAACCCCAAGTTGCTGTAGTTTCTCCTTTGATACTTTCTAAAGAGAGAACTTCAAGTGAACATCaagaaaaaaattcaatattttctGCTGAAATAATTTATCCAGTGATTGAAGGAGGTAGTGTGTGTAGTCTACAAGAAGATAAACAAAAAGATGTTTCTGTAGTGGTAAATACCAATAAAGAGATAGTAGAAACTACTTACTTACTATCAGACAAATGTATTCCAATACAGAAAGTGGATTCAGATATGCAGTGCACCAAATCAGCTAATGGAAACAAAATAGTAAAAGATGCTGTAAATTCAAACTGCTCATATGATGTAAACAAAAGGAAAGCTGATCAGTTTGCACAAgaagtgaaaaaagctaatatgcagctcagtttacaaaacaaaacttcTCTGCCCAAAACAAGCACAAATGGTTCTAGTCTAGTGTCTCAAGAAGATCTAACAAAGAATAAAGATTGTGAGGACTTTGTAGAACCAAGGGGCACTACCACGATTGTATCAGAGGATGACATGTTACAGATTTCCAGTGTCTGTTCACTTGTTGAAAGTGATGCATCTTATAATTCACAAATAGCCAGTATGTTCAGTTCTGTCCCTTTCATGCATTTAGCGAAAAATGGTGCCTTGTTAGAAGAAAATATCTCTAATACAAAGCATAAAGAACAACAATTGGACACATGTAAAGGAGAATCTGAAATGAAAACCAATGTGTTTGAGGGGGAGAGTTTTCTGCCATTGCAAAAAACTCTGTCTAAATCAGTTTCCACAACAAAGCCATTAGGAGTACCAAGTTTAGAGACGTTTTCATGTGATACAAAGCAGTGTAATAAAAGGATTTTGGATGATGTAAATGTAAGCAGtttggaggaagaaaaaaatgaagacaCTTCTAAAGCTATTTGTAGCTCGGAACAAAAAATGGTACAAAATATAGTTTCCAGGAATGGAGAAAACACTGTTGATGTTAACCAGGAGTTGATCAGAAACAAACAAGACCTATCATTTAATGTAATCTGTGAAACAGATGTCTATTCTACcgcaaaggaagaaaatacacaAGAACATATATCCAGGGAAGGTGAAAATACAGTGGATGATGGGATTAGTGGTAATAGAGCAGTACCTGTAACCTTTCTAAATGATCAGCTGACTGAACTTTTAAAAGAGTTTCCTTATGGGATTGAAGGTGCAGATGTACTGATGAAAGAGCTGACTAAAAATGAAGATTCTGTGATTGAGCCAACAGAGAATCAAGTTGAAAAAGGAACTCAAGCTAATAGCAAAAGCTGTGATCCTACAGACCCAATAGAccaaataaaaatcacaatacTAAATTCGGAGCAAATGAAAGAACTGTTCCCTGAACATAGTCACCAATCCTGTAACAAAGTCATGGTGGAAAACACTGAAAATCAACAACTGGAAATCAGTTCATCAAAAAGAGAGACTTTAGAAAGCCATATCCAGCCAGATCGGAATCTAGGCATGGAGAAGGAAAAGAATACACAGGAAATCACAACCCCAAAACGAGagaaaaaatatacatattgtTGTTTAATGGGTTGGTTAGCTGCAGTTTATGCAGTGCCAGGGTGCTCATGCAAATCTCGAGAGGATGTTACTTCAGAGAAACAGGATGGTGAGAATCAGTGTTTAGAATCTGAAAACACTGGCTTTAAAGGGAGACAGGAAATGACTAGTAGAACTGGTCGTATAACAAAGACTAACTGTACAGTGGAAAACAACCTGCAGCTTCCTGTCAAATTACATGATACAAGCAAAAATCTTCCCACAGTagacaaagagagaaaatatgcCCCAAACTCTACAACAAACAAAGATATTAAGCTAAAAGTAAGTAACGAATCAGCTAAAGCACACCAAGAAATAATCAGATCTTTTCATCCTTCTGAGGAAAGAGAAATTGATAAattcaaaagaataaatggccaGTGGAGGGGAGAGTTGCAACTCCATGTATTAACTCCCTCTTCAGGGAAAGAAGTTTGGACTACTGAAACAGATTCTCAGAAATGCACAAGGGAGGAATTTGCTTCAGGAAAGGTCCATCATACAAATGTAGAACACTCGATAATatcaactaaaaaaaaagaaaaagtttgtaAGATGGAATCTTTTGAAAAAGATCAAACAGAAGGCTTGGCCATGAAATCCAAGACacatgtccacaattcaaaaattTCAGAGACCATTGAGGTCAAACAAACTAAAATATATGAAGAACATAAATATAAAAAGCTTGAACAGAGTGCAGGTGAAGCACACAGAGTTAAAAGACATAATTACACTTTTAGCAAGAACATACAAATTAAAGAGAAGACAAAATTGtcaacagaaataaaacataagTCGGATAATCATGGAGCCACAAGAAAATCCCCAAATGCAAGCTCAAGAAAGTATGAATATTCTCAGCATAAGTCTATAAATGTCCTACCTTCACAGGAACGTTTGTACAGACGAAAACGGAAAGAAAATATGATTGGGAAGAGAGactcaaaaaaaccaaaattggAAAGTGAAAGAATCAAATATGAAACAAACACTTTTGAACATACGGGATATAATAAACAAACGACTGATGTGGCATATTTTGAGAAGTCTGCGACATCGAAAGAAGAAAATGTCTGGAAATATAAGAACTTCTTAGCAAATCATAATTATATCCCCAAACCACAAGACAAAAAAGGGCGCCCTTCTAAAAAGTCTAAAACCTACTTTTCTGGCAGAGAGAAAGACCTGGATGTTCAGAACAGAGagaaacattctgaaaaaaatccacagtatttaaatagaaaaactaGTAGACTGAAAATTTTTCTtcaaagagaacaacaaaaaacctATCTGAATAGAGTTGCGTTTATACGTACTGCCCAAGAAAGCATTTGTCTGACAAAACTAGACACATCACCTGCCAAACCTGTATGGCATATAAAATCGTCAAATAAAGTTCCAGAGCCCCGCCAGGACTGGAAAACTGATAGCTCACCTTCAGAAGAGGATAAATTACACAGACCACAA carries:
- the RESF1 gene encoding retroelement silencing factor 1 isoform X1, whose translation is MDWNVRPPQNAANQNNLQCQNSLQSQGIHFSHMFSNACAFPQTSTYSTQNACTYPGSNQTVFLQSNNMNMVTNRLPFQNTEGYKTLQQTFPKESVAGGAFVTSQRSFERHPPSRVQIRQHVPKQATHVPVETTLNLWPNSVSNMHVFSQSRIAPASTQTNPANNVQSIPQKPQNQYVTTNAYPIQPQIAQPDFTRTVMFYKGNQACNTSSQEQPVEWVLQYNLNGPASSQQCTTVPINQSSNECVNSQQNSLAFALPTQHLQQQVHCSSTTFQDTHSSSPNTAIGVQSQQYASAQIGSEDHNGNPPHYPSSYDYRATAQSLTGLQQVVPSISNEHIQNQQKPMSDQSNVSYIKDVQQHWQKIESGETSQGTGNVYNLSGNMTANQSFNEPAKPSTYILERYFNSMQEVVTVPSEPPNKIASVQESPMSGSTDLPDNSKTISSTDGRLKVTKESLAVEAQKLLDIKKKYAILERVFLIKQKLLASSEHNKMTCDLPPHNRNTNLKLFPHVANQTETFSHSGTVGMKSQQLPFRQSSLEERNDKNVTNAGSEGLGKTQNSRWINQGNSASSSVLIAYQDKLPVHLNNLEKNSVLGPKNAPAAGPTQETMKCTENTSGFTKLSSSDRVLPKNISVSTGEASLLHSVLSSMSILQEKKSDALANKMPSLLQNEKITSNLTLSGGSSLASKREAKGAVETVQCSTSACPKLDQHSKGICSQPTENTKTLNNEKILSTSHINPLASETAKLCVTNGLPENTPPPVVTGNSFSKINSCTTSMEEIAACLALWRKCPSESVDVQYSQSNKSIESNLISSPYVGFHDQSTCHILENNQTAVAKGDLNKVTVSTNETTLSSTTPSAGQKHDTLGSNLIKGSEPQVAVVSPLILSKERTSSEHQEKNSIFSAEIIYPVIEGGSVCSLQEDKQKDVSVVVNTNKEIVETTYLLSDKCIPIQKVDSDMQCTKSANGNKIVKDAVNSNCSYDVNKRKADQFAQEVKKANMQLSLQNKTSLPKTSTNGSSLVSQEDLTKNKDCEDFVEPRGTTTIVSEDDMLQISSVCSLVESDASYNSQIASMFSSVPFMHLAKNGALLEENISNTKHKEQQLDTCKGESEMKTNVFEGESFLPLQKTLSKSVSTTKPLGVPSLETFSCDTKQCNKRILDDVNVSSLEEEKNEDTSKAICSSEQKMVQNIVSRNGENTVDVNQELIRNKQDLSFNVICETDVYSTAKEENTQEHISREGENTVDDGISGNRAVPVTFLNDQLTELLKEFPYGIEGADVLMKELTKNEDSVIEPTENQVEKGTQANSKSCDPTDPIDQIKITILNSEQMKELFPEHSHQSCNKVMVENTENQQLEISSSKRETLESHIQPDRNLGMEKEKNTQEITTPKREKKYTYCCLMGWLAAVYAVPGCSCKSREDVTSEKQDGENQCLESENTGFKGRQEMTSRTGRITKTNCTVENNLQLPVKLHDTSKNLPTVDKERKYAPNSTTNKDIKLKVSNESAKAHQEIIRSFHPSEEREIDKFKRINGQWRGELQLHVLTPSSGKEVWTTETDSQKCTREEFASGKVHHTNVEHSIISTKKKEKVCKMESFEKDQTEGLAMKSKTHVHNSKISETIEVKQTKIYEEHKYKKLEQSAGEAHRVKRHNYTFSKNIQIKEKTKLSTEIKHKSDNHGATRKSPNASSRKYEYSQHKSINVLPSQERLYRRKRKENMIGKRDSKKPKLESERIKYETNTFEHTGYNKQTTDVAYFEKSATSKEENVWKYKNFLANHNYIPKPQDKKGRPSKKSKTYFSGREKDLDVQNREKHSEKNPQYLNRKTSRLKIFLQREQQKTYLNRVAFIRTAQESICLTKLDTSPAKPVWHIKSSNKVPEPRQDWKTDSSPSEEDKLHRPQMLEFKLCPEILFRNTATDGESLDIAHSSERDTSLVAGVKSKKEDWLNYIPMKQRKTEGTAQVDDNIPLDAAIEILEGNEALHVPVRDSKAMFQTYRKMYLAKRSRSLDDSCSK